A stretch of the Uranotaenia lowii strain MFRU-FL chromosome 3, ASM2978415v1, whole genome shotgun sequence genome encodes the following:
- the LOC129756038 gene encoding syntaxin-17: MDSYGENDKIPLKLAEISIQKFNQTIPQYLGLLKNHKCNIEKAASLADWDRIKREQINATRVIKQMKYLILEIDKVRARIREDDLDRFDDGCEGAKKQAVAGMGEYMDLQQKIFSRSQSSYSLEDDLRQQNQQNDIQDNQYGGQLRQIPQITSAYDGQAEELRQRAECLREMENLQREVEEIQDLFQAVHKMTHGQAEMVNAVEENVEVTQVHVEEGEAMLRKALKYKKAIYPMCGALLGTCIGGPIGLIAGLKAGGLAALGGGFIGFAGGNYIKAEDGTALDSVDAGDQGIEVQANGEALIEPEPSLAICERKQ; encoded by the exons ATGGATTCCTACGGGGAAAACGACAAAATCCCGCTAAAGCTGGCGGAAATATCGATCCAAAAGTTCAACCAAACCATCCCCCAGTACCTGGGGCTGCTGAAAAATCACAAATGTAACATCGAAAAGGCTGCCTCCCTGGCCGATTGGGATCGAATCAAACGGGAACAGATCAACGCGACCCGGGTGATCAAACAGATGAAGTATCTGATCCTGGAGATCGATAAAGTGCGGGCCCGGATTCGGGAGGACGATTTGGATCGATTCGACGATGGCTGCGAGGGGGCCAAGAAGCAGGCCGTGGCAGGCATGGGCGAATACATGG ATCTGCAGCAAAAAATCTTCTCCCGATCCCAGTCCTCCTACAGTCTCGAAGATGACCTTCGCCAACAAAACCAGCAAAATGACATCCAAGACAACCAATATGGGGGCCAGCTCCGCCAAATTCCTCAAATTACCAGTGCATATGACGGGCAAGCCGAAGAACTGCGCCAAAGAGCCGAATGTCTACGGGAAATGGAAAACCTACAGCGCGAAGTCGAAGAAATCCAGGACCTGTTCCAGGCGGTACACAAAATGACCCACGGCCAGGCCGAAATGGTTAACGCCGTCGAGGAGAACGTTGAAGTGACCCAGGTGCACGTGGAAGAGGGTGAGGCGATGCTACGGAAAGCTCTCAAGTACAAGAAAGCAATCTATCCGATGTGTGGGGCACTACTGGGAACCTGCATCGGCGGCCCAATCGGGCTGATTGCGGGACTCAAAGCTGGCGGATTGGCTGCTCTAGGGGGAGGTTTTATCGGGTTTGCCGGTGGCAATTACATTAAAGCCGAAGACGGAACGGCGTTGGACAGTGTCGATGCCGGAGATCAAGGAATTGAGGTGCAGGCCAATGGCGAGGCACTGATTGAACCGGAACCCAGCTTAGCTATATGTGAGCGGAAGCAATGA
- the LOC129756790 gene encoding uncharacterized protein LOC129756790: MMEVDIGYDSNEYSNAGSVPLVNGFVKACSNNLPSVSSEMVWNYVVQLMRTASENPDVVKILQAVASSKPDHSDDSVCYVQLKRDERLCAVKGQIVAGNVNDNKIYQLTTIVDEQEEKILSAECSECYESGDCRHLISFLTWLHRKSEGDDSAEVVCYFRGPLTLELANIPTKPMQNKTKAKNFIREIVRILQTEDIDCPLRWNFSSANKKFSNLSIHEMIMTAVKNKFDTAQFFEHAHSIISSSQAVLADKTKFTPKFNSWFLELRYARITSAKVSDCINLNVIQSVLYETILGCHKEMDPNIQRKKLAVRSRLEKYTKTKYENCKIALNASYPIIFDVPDGICQSHVIEIKCPKSRDHMQKYVTENGSICEKYYMEIQIHMFMHGKSAGVVCVADPDFDNNNEIYMHSFNLNRNFAVNKLNKAMDYWKNIVYPELINSWSE, encoded by the exons ATGATGGAAGTGGACATCGGCTACGACTCGAACGAGTACAGCAATGCCGGATCCGTGCCGCTGGTGAACGGATTCGTGAAGGCTTGCTCCAACAATCTGCCTTCGGTGAGCAGCGAAATGGTGTGGAACTATGTGGTCCAGCTGATGAGAACGGCTTCGGAGAATCCGGACGTGGTAAAAATTCT TCAAGCGGTCGCCTCCAGTAAACCGGATCACTCGGACGATTCCGTTTGCTATGTGCAGCTCAAGCGGGACGAACGGCTCTGCGCCGTCAAGGGTCAAATCGTGGCCGGCAACGTGAACGATAACAAAATCTACCAGCTGACGACGATCGTTGACGAGCAGGAGGAAAAGATCCTTTCAGCAGAATGTAGCGAATGTTACGAAAGCGGTGATTGTCGACATCTGATCAGTTTCCTCACCTGGTTGCATCGGAAAAGTGAGGGCGATGATAGCGCCGAAGTTGTGTGCTATTTTCGTGGGCCTCTTACCCTGGAGCTGGCCAACATTCCCACAAAACCAATGCAGAACAAGACTAAGGCGAAAAATTTTATCCGAGAAATAGTACGAATTCTTCAGACTGAGGACATTGATTGTCCGCTAAGGTGGAACTTTTCCTCTGCCAACAAGAAATTTTCCAATCTGTCGATACACGAAATGATTATGACTGCAGTGAAAAACAAATTCGATACGGCACAATTTTTCGAGCACGCTCACTCAATCATATCCTCATCGCAGGCGGTGTTGGCCgataaaactaaatttacaCCCAAGTTCAATTCCTGGTTCTTGGAGCTGCGATACGCGCGAATTACCAGCGCAAAAGTGTCCGACTGCATAAACCTGAACGTGATTCAGTCCGTCCTGTACGAAACGATTCTCGGCTGCCACAAGGAAATGGATCCGAACATCCAGAGGAAAAAGTTAGCTGTCCGTTCCCGGCTGGAGAAGTACACCAAAACCAAGTacgaaaattgcaaaattgccCTCAATGCCAGCTACCCGATCATTTTCGACGTTCCCGATGGCATCTGCCAGTCGCACGTGATCGAAATCAAGTGCCCAAAATCGCGGGACCACATGCAGAAGTACGTGACCGAAAATGGTTCCATCTGCGAGAAATACTACATGGAAATTCAGATCCACATGTTCATGCACGGGAAATCGGCCGGCGTAGTTTGTGTGGCCGATCCGGACTTCGACAACAACAACGAAATCTACATGCACTCGTTCAATCTCAACCGAAACTTTGCCGTCAACAAGCTGAACAAAGCCATGGACTACTGGAAGAACATCGTGTACCCGGAACTGATCAACAGTTGGTCGGAGTAA